The Candidatus Methylomirabilis limnetica genome segment ATCGTCTATCTCAGAAACCGGCCTGAGAAGACAAATCTTCTCGTTTACTTCAATGGCCTCTTGGTACAGTCGAGCAAACTTTCTATAGTTTGCAATCTCCTTTTCGGTCTTCTCCAGTTCCGGCCCCATCCGAAGGTTTTGAGCCCGACTCACCCCCTTTTGGGTCGTATTCCAAAGATACTGGGGCCCGTGTCCCGGGTGATCCGGTTGGAAGCAGGCGCAGTTCTTTTTCCCACACCTGCGAAAGTTGACCGAAATCATCCCTGGACGAAAGTCGCCGACAGCCGACATCTGCAGGTAGATATTATCGCGGCGCTCTTCCAGTTGTTCAAGTGGTGTTGTCATAAGGCCTCCTTATCTGATTGCTCAATTAACAATCAGATGATAGGCCAAAAAAAGGGAAAAGTCAATATTACCCATAAATTTGTCTTACACCCAGTTCCGGGTTTGTCCTTGACCGTTTTTTCTCCCTTGTGGTAGGGTAAGACCCTGTTTTTTCAGTCTCGCATCCTGTTGCCCAAACGAGGCGGAGATGTTGCACCCATCGTTCGATGATTTTTCGCGAAAGGCCGAGGATGGGAACCTGATTCCCGTCTATCGCGAGATCCTCGCTGACATGGATACTCCGGTCTCGGCCTTTCGGAAGATCGATCGCGGCGAGTATGCCTTCCTGCTGGAGAGCGTTGAGGGGGGAGAAAAGTGGGGCCGCTATAGCTTTCTGAGCAGTAGCCCCGGCCTTATCTTTAAAGCGAAGGGATCGACGGTTGAGGTGATTACCGAAGCCGGAATTGAATCTCACGCCATCGAGAAAGACGTGCTGGAGCCACTGAAGGCGATCCTCGCGCGGTATCGGCCGGTGCGTACGGATGGTCTTCCCAGGTTCTATGGGGGGATGGTGGGGTTTTTGGCCTACGATGTCGTTCGACAGTTCGAACGGCTTCCGGCGATGACCAAAGACGATCTCGACCTACCCGACGCCCTCTTCCTCCTGCCCGATACCCTGCTGATCTTCGACAATGTCTCTCACCGGATCAAGGTGGTTTCCAATGTCCTTGTTCCCGAGGCGAATCCGCGGCGGCTCCGGGAGGCGTACGACGATGCCGCCAGGAAGATCGATGCGGTTGTCGAGGCGCTGCGGCGTCCACTTGATGTGCGCCACACGGAGGGCCGAGGCGCGGGAGAGCTGCAACTTGGCTCCACCATGAGCCGTGCAGAGTTCATCCAGGCCGTACAGCGCGCCAAGGAGTATGTGCGGGCTGGGGATGTTGTCCAGGCGGTGATCTCCCAGCGTCTATCGACCAAAACCTCGGCCGATCCTTTCGATGTCTACCGGGCCCTCCGAATCATTAACCCGTCACCGTATATGTACTACCTGCGTTTGGGCGATTTCCAGGTGGTCGGTAGTTCACCTGAGGTACTCGTCCGATTGGAGGAGGGGAGGATCGATCTCCGTCCGATCGCCGGCACCCGCCCCAGGGGGCAGAGCGATGCAGAAGACCTGGCCCTGGAGCAGGAACTGCTCGCCGATCCCAAAGAACGGGCAGAGCACATCATGCTGGTAGACCTCGGACGAAACGATGTCGGGCGGGTGGCCGAGGTAGGGTCGGTCACCGTCTCGGAGCTGATGACGGTGGAGCGGTATTCGCACGTGATGCATATCGTCTCCAACGTCAAAGGAATGCTCGCTGAGGGGTGTGATGCCTTCGATCTGCTGCGTGCCTGTTTTCCCGCTGGAACGGTGACCGGCGCTCCCAAGATACGAGCCATGGAGATTATCGAGGAGCTGGAGCCGGTGCGCCGAGGGCCGTATGCGGGCGCGGTCGGGTATTTTGGCTTCTCCGGCAACATGGATACCTGTATTACTATCCGCACCGTTGTCATCACCGACGGGACCGCACATGTCCAGGTAGGCGCCGGGATCGTCGCCGACTCCGACCCGGAGCGGGAATACGAGGAGACGATGAATAAGGCCAAGGGGATGCTCAAGGCGATCGAGATGGCTGAATCAGGCGATCTCTGGATCGGATGTGCGGGGTAAACGCAGATGCTGGTCGTCATCGATAACTACGATTCCTTCACCTATAATCTGGTCCAGTATCTGGGCGAGCTCGGCGAACGTCCTCGCGTCTTCCGGAACGATCAGATCACCCTGGAGGAGGTTGCTTCGCTTCATCCGGATCGGATTGTGATCTCTCCGGGACCGAAGACGCCGAAAGAAGCCGGCATCAGTTGTGATCTGATCCTACAGTTTGCCGGACAGATCCCGATCCTTGGTGTCTGCCTCGGTCATCAGTGCATTGGTGCCGCGTTTGGCGGCCAGATCGTGAGGGCGTCTCGCTTGATGCACGGCAAGACCTCTCCGATTCACCATGACGGTCGGACTATCTTCTCCGGACTCCCGAACCCCTTTGAGGCAACGCGCTACCATTCGCTCCTTGTGAATAGGGAGGGTTTACCGGATTGTCTGGAGATTTCCGCCGAGACCGCCGAAGGAGAGATTATGGGAGTTCGCCACAAGGAGCATCAGATCGAAGGGATTCAGTTCCACCCCGAATCGATCCTGACGAAGGAAGGTATGGCCCTGCTCAGAAACTTCCTCTCACTCTCCTGAATGACAGCAATAATACAGGTATAGCTAATGATCCTTGAAGCGTTACAGAAGGTGGTAGAGCGAAGAGACCTCAGCCCTGAAGAGGCCTTCATGACCATGGAAGAGATGATGTCAGGAAAGGCGTCTGACCCGCAGATCGCAGCCTTCCTCACGGCGCTTCGATGTAAGGGCGAGACGGTGGTTGAGGTAACCAGTTTTGCCAGGGCGATGCGGGCGCACGTGTTTCCGGTGGTGGTAGGGGCACGTTGCAACGTGCCCCTCTTAGTCGATACCTGTGGTACCGGGGGCGATGTCAGCCACACCTTTAACATCTCAACGGCGGCGGCCTTCGTGGTGGCCGGAGCAGGTATCCAGGTGGCCAAGCATGGCAACCGCTCGGTGTCGAGTCTGTGCGGAAGCGCTGATGTCATGGAGGCGCTGGGCGTAGACCTCGCGCTCACGCCGCAGCAGGTGGGGGACTGCATCGACGAAGTCGGGATCGGATTCCTGTACGCGCCGCTTTTGCACATAGCCATGCGGTACGTGATGACGGCTCGCAGGGATATACGGATCCGAACGGTGTTCAATATTCTTGGTCCCCTGACCAATCCTGCCGGTGCATCGGCTCAGGTAGTGGGCGTGTATGAGGAACGTCTTACCGAACTCTTAGCCAGCGTGCTGAATGCTCTTGGGTCGAAGCGGGCGTTTGTCGTGTGTGGCCTTGACGGGCTTGATGAGCTCTCACCCACGGGAGAGAGTAGGGTCTCCGAGGTCAAGGATGGGCATGTTCACACGTACATGGTCGCGCCGGAGGATTTCGGTATCAAGCGGGCAACGCTTAGCGACCTGCGGGGCGGCAGTGCCGCGGAGAATGCAGAGATCATCAAACGGATCCTGGATGGGGAGGAGGGGCCGAAACGCGACGTTGTGGTGATGAACGCCGCCCTCGCTATCGTTGCTGGCGGTAAGGCTGATGACTTCCAGGATGGGGCCACACTGGCTGCTCACTCAATCGATAGCGGTGCCGCCGCGGAGAAGCTCTATCGCCTGGTAGAGTTCAGCCGGCGACACTGCTGGCAGTGAGCCGAAGCGATGATGCTGCGTCGTATTCTTGAGCACAAGCGTCAAGAGGTGGCCGAACGGGAGGCGGTGATCCCGCTTGCGGAGCTGATGGCGCAAGCGTTCGACTCACCGCCACCGCGCGATTTCACGGCGGCCGTGACAAGAAGACGAATGGAGTCGGCGACGCGTGAGCCCCTGAAGGCGATCGCCGAGATTAAACGCGCCTCACCTTCCGCGGGACTGATCCGCGAGTCGCTTGACGTGGCTGAGCTTGCGGTGTCCTACCGGGAGGCGGGCGCAAGTGCGATCTCAGTTCTCACAGATGGCCGGTTCTTCAAAGGGAGCCTGAAGGATATCGCGACAGCCAGGGGGGCGATCGATCTGCCGGTACTCAGGAAGGAGTTCATCGTGAGCCCCTACCAGATTTACGAGAGTCGCGCGCATCGGGCAGACGCGATTCTACTTATCGTGGCGGCCCTTGATGCTTCGCAACTGGTGGACTTCTATTCGCTGGCCACATCGCTTTCACTGCACCCGCTGGTTGAGGTCCACACCCTCGCAGAACTTGAGACCGCCAAGAAGGCGGGGGCCACGCTTATCGGGATCAATAATCGGAATCTTGCAACCCTGGAGACCAGTGTAGACACCACGTTTGCGCTCTTGCCATACCTTCCCCCGAAGGCGGTGGTCGTGAGTGAAAGCGGCATCAGCCGCCCCGAAGATGTACGGCGTCTGACCGAAGCTTCCGTGGATGCGATCCTGGT includes the following:
- a CDS encoding DUF6788 family protein is translated as MTTPLEQLEERRDNIYLQMSAVGDFRPGMISVNFRRCGKKNCACFQPDHPGHGPQYLWNTTQKGVSRAQNLRMGPELEKTEKEIANYRKFARLYQEAIEVNEKICLLRPVSEIDDEHELQELKKKLKRRFSRKPVKKSIS
- the trpE gene encoding anthranilate synthase component I; the protein is MLHPSFDDFSRKAEDGNLIPVYREILADMDTPVSAFRKIDRGEYAFLLESVEGGEKWGRYSFLSSSPGLIFKAKGSTVEVITEAGIESHAIEKDVLEPLKAILARYRPVRTDGLPRFYGGMVGFLAYDVVRQFERLPAMTKDDLDLPDALFLLPDTLLIFDNVSHRIKVVSNVLVPEANPRRLREAYDDAARKIDAVVEALRRPLDVRHTEGRGAGELQLGSTMSRAEFIQAVQRAKEYVRAGDVVQAVISQRLSTKTSADPFDVYRALRIINPSPYMYYLRLGDFQVVGSSPEVLVRLEEGRIDLRPIAGTRPRGQSDAEDLALEQELLADPKERAEHIMLVDLGRNDVGRVAEVGSVTVSELMTVERYSHVMHIVSNVKGMLAEGCDAFDLLRACFPAGTVTGAPKIRAMEIIEELEPVRRGPYAGAVGYFGFSGNMDTCITIRTVVITDGTAHVQVGAGIVADSDPEREYEETMNKAKGMLKAIEMAESGDLWIGCAG
- a CDS encoding anthranilate synthase component II; protein product: MLVVIDNYDSFTYNLVQYLGELGERPRVFRNDQITLEEVASLHPDRIVISPGPKTPKEAGISCDLILQFAGQIPILGVCLGHQCIGAAFGGQIVRASRLMHGKTSPIHHDGRTIFSGLPNPFEATRYHSLLVNREGLPDCLEISAETAEGEIMGVRHKEHQIEGIQFHPESILTKEGMALLRNFLSLS
- the trpD gene encoding anthranilate phosphoribosyltransferase codes for the protein MILEALQKVVERRDLSPEEAFMTMEEMMSGKASDPQIAAFLTALRCKGETVVEVTSFARAMRAHVFPVVVGARCNVPLLVDTCGTGGDVSHTFNISTAAAFVVAGAGIQVAKHGNRSVSSLCGSADVMEALGVDLALTPQQVGDCIDEVGIGFLYAPLLHIAMRYVMTARRDIRIRTVFNILGPLTNPAGASAQVVGVYEERLTELLASVLNALGSKRAFVVCGLDGLDELSPTGESRVSEVKDGHVHTYMVAPEDFGIKRATLSDLRGGSAAENAEIIKRILDGEEGPKRDVVVMNAALAIVAGGKADDFQDGATLAAHSIDSGAAAEKLYRLVEFSRRHCWQ
- the trpC gene encoding indole-3-glycerol phosphate synthase TrpC, encoding MMLRRILEHKRQEVAEREAVIPLAELMAQAFDSPPPRDFTAAVTRRRMESATREPLKAIAEIKRASPSAGLIRESLDVAELAVSYREAGASAISVLTDGRFFKGSLKDIATARGAIDLPVLRKEFIVSPYQIYESRAHRADAILLIVAALDASQLVDFYSLATSLSLHPLVEVHTLAELETAKKAGATLIGINNRNLATLETSVDTTFALLPYLPPKAVVVSESGISRPEDVRRLTEASVDAILVGEALLSSPDPGGRLRELLLDANG